In one Myotis daubentonii chromosome 1, mMyoDau2.1, whole genome shotgun sequence genomic region, the following are encoded:
- the COMMD3 gene encoding COMM domain-containing protein 3 isoform X1, with product MELSESVQKGFQRLADPGSFDSNAFTLLLRAAFQSLLDAQADEAVLDHPDLKHIDPVVLKHCHTAAATYILEAGKQRADKSTLSTYLEDCKFDRERIELFCTEYQNNKDSLEILLGSIGRSLPHITDVSWRLEYQIKTNQLHKMYRPAYLVTLNVENTDSQAHPEISFSCNMEQLQDLVGKLKDASKSLERATQF from the exons ATGGAGCTCTCGGAGTCTGTGCAGAAGGGCTTCCAGAGGCTGGCCGATCCCGGCTCCTTTGACTCCAACGCCTTCACGCTTCTCCTCCGGGCGGCTTTCCAGAGCCTGCTGGACGCCCAGGCGGACGAGGCCGTGTTAG atcACCCAGACTTGAAACATATCGACCCAGTGGTTTTAAAACATTGTCATACAGCAGCTGCAACTTACATACTGGAAGCAGGAAAGCAAAGAGCTGACAAATCAACTCTAAG caCTTATCTAGAAGACTGTAAATTTGATAGAGAGCGAATAGAACTGTTTTGCACAGAATATCAG AATAATAAGGATTCCCTAGAAATCCTACTGGGAAG TATAGGCAGATCTCTCCCTCATATAACTGATGTTTCTTGGCGTTTGGAATATCAGATAAAG ACCAATCAACTTCATAAGATGTACAGACCTGCATATTTGGTGACCTTAAATGTAGAG aACACTGATTCCCAAGCCCACCCAGAGATTAGCTTTAGTTGCAACATGGAACAATTACAG GACTTAGTGGGGAAACTTAAAGATGCTTCGAAAAGCCTGGAAAGAGCAACCCAGTTTTAA
- the COMMD3 gene encoding COMM domain-containing protein 3 isoform X2 gives MELSESVQKGFQRLADPGSFDSNAFTLLLRAAFQSLLDAQADEAVLDHPDLKHIDPVVLKHCHTAAATYILEAGKQRADKSTLSTYLEDCKFDRERIELFCTEYQNNKDSLEILLGSIGRSLPHITDVSWRLEYQIKTNQLHKMYRPAYLVTLNVENTDSQAHPEISFSCNMEQLQHYIRLLGLSGET, from the exons ATGGAGCTCTCGGAGTCTGTGCAGAAGGGCTTCCAGAGGCTGGCCGATCCCGGCTCCTTTGACTCCAACGCCTTCACGCTTCTCCTCCGGGCGGCTTTCCAGAGCCTGCTGGACGCCCAGGCGGACGAGGCCGTGTTAG atcACCCAGACTTGAAACATATCGACCCAGTGGTTTTAAAACATTGTCATACAGCAGCTGCAACTTACATACTGGAAGCAGGAAAGCAAAGAGCTGACAAATCAACTCTAAG caCTTATCTAGAAGACTGTAAATTTGATAGAGAGCGAATAGAACTGTTTTGCACAGAATATCAG AATAATAAGGATTCCCTAGAAATCCTACTGGGAAG TATAGGCAGATCTCTCCCTCATATAACTGATGTTTCTTGGCGTTTGGAATATCAGATAAAG ACCAATCAACTTCATAAGATGTACAGACCTGCATATTTGGTGACCTTAAATGTAGAG aACACTGATTCCCAAGCCCACCCAGAGATTAGCTTTAGTTGCAACATGGAACAATTACAG CATTATATACGTCTTTTAGGACTTAGTGGGGAAACTTAA
- the BMI1 gene encoding polycomb complex protein BMI-1 isoform X2, whose protein sequence is MHRTTRIKITELNPHLMCVLCGGYFIDATTIIECLHSFCKTCIVRYLETSKYCPICDVQVHKTRPLLNIRSDKTLQDIVYKLVPGLFKNEMKRRRDFYAAHPSADATNGSNEDRGEVADEDKRIITDDEIISLSIEFFDQNRLDRKVNKDKEKSKEEVNDKRYLRCPAAMTVMHLRKFLRSKMDIPNTFQIDVMYEEEPLKDYYTLMDIAYIYTWRRNGPLPLKYRVRPTCKRMKISHQRDGLTNAGELESDSGSDKANSPAGVL, encoded by the exons ATGCATCGAACAACCAGAATCAAGATCACTGAGCTAAATCCCCACCTGATGTGTGTGCTTTGTGGAGGGTACTTCATTGATGCCACAACCATAATAGAATGTCTACATTCCT TCTGTAAAACATGTATTGTGCGCTACCTAGAGACCAGCAAGTATTGTCCTATCTGTGATGTCCAAGTTCACAAAACCAGACCACTACTGAACATAag gtcagATAAAACTCTTCAAGATATTGTATACAAATTAGTTCCAGGGCTTTTCAAAA ATGAAATGAAGAGAAGAAGGGATTTTTATGCAGCTCATCCTTCAGCCGATG CCACCAATGGCTCTAATGAAGATAGAGGAGAAGTTGCAGATGAAGATAAGAGAATTATAACCGATGATGAGATAATAAGCTTATCCATTGAATTCTTTGATCAGAACAG ATTGGATCGGAAAGTAAACAAAGACAAGGAGAAATCTAAGGAGGAG GTGAATGACAAAAGATATTTACGATGCCCAGCAGCAATGACTGTAATGCACCTAAGAAAGTTTCTCAGAAGTAAAATGGACATACCTAATACTTTCCAG ATTGATGTCATGTATGAAGAGGAACCTTTAAAGGATTATTATACACTAATGGATATTGCCTACATTTATACCTGGAGAAGG AATGGTCCACTTCCTTTGAAATACAGAGTTCGACCTACTTGTAAAAGAATGAAGATCAGTCACCAGAGAGATGGACTGACAAATGCTGGAGAACTGGAAAGTGACTCTGGAAGCGACAAGGCCAACAGCCCAGCAGGAG TACTATGA
- the BMI1 gene encoding polycomb complex protein BMI-1 isoform X1, protein MHRTTRIKITELNPHLMCVLCGGYFIDATTIIECLHSFCKTCIVRYLETSKYCPICDVQVHKTRPLLNIRSDKTLQDIVYKLVPGLFKNEMKRRRDFYAAHPSADATNGSNEDRGEVADEDKRIITDDEIISLSIEFFDQNRLDRKVNKDKEKSKEEVNDKRYLRCPAAMTVMHLRKFLRSKMDIPNTFQIDVMYEEEPLKDYYTLMDIAYIYTWRRNGPLPLKYRVRPTCKRMKISHQRDGLTNAGELESDSGSDKANSPAGGIPSTSSCLPSPSTPVQSPHPQFPHISSTMNGTSNSPSGNHQSSFASRPRKSSVNGSSATSSG, encoded by the exons ATGCATCGAACAACCAGAATCAAGATCACTGAGCTAAATCCCCACCTGATGTGTGTGCTTTGTGGAGGGTACTTCATTGATGCCACAACCATAATAGAATGTCTACATTCCT TCTGTAAAACATGTATTGTGCGCTACCTAGAGACCAGCAAGTATTGTCCTATCTGTGATGTCCAAGTTCACAAAACCAGACCACTACTGAACATAag gtcagATAAAACTCTTCAAGATATTGTATACAAATTAGTTCCAGGGCTTTTCAAAA ATGAAATGAAGAGAAGAAGGGATTTTTATGCAGCTCATCCTTCAGCCGATG CCACCAATGGCTCTAATGAAGATAGAGGAGAAGTTGCAGATGAAGATAAGAGAATTATAACCGATGATGAGATAATAAGCTTATCCATTGAATTCTTTGATCAGAACAG ATTGGATCGGAAAGTAAACAAAGACAAGGAGAAATCTAAGGAGGAG GTGAATGACAAAAGATATTTACGATGCCCAGCAGCAATGACTGTAATGCACCTAAGAAAGTTTCTCAGAAGTAAAATGGACATACCTAATACTTTCCAG ATTGATGTCATGTATGAAGAGGAACCTTTAAAGGATTATTATACACTAATGGATATTGCCTACATTTATACCTGGAGAAGG AATGGTCCACTTCCTTTGAAATACAGAGTTCGACCTACTTGTAAAAGAATGAAGATCAGTCACCAGAGAGATGGACTGACAAATGCTGGAGAACTGGAAAGTGACTCTGGAAGCGACAAGGCCAACAGCCCAGCAGGAGGTATTCCCTCCACCTCTTCTTGTTTGCCTAGCCCTAGTACTCCAGTTCAGTCTCCTCATCCTCAATTTCCTCACATTTCCAGTACTATGAACGGAACCAGCAACAGCCCCAGCGGTAACCACCAATCTTCCTTTGCCAGTAGACCTCGAAAATCTTCAGTAAATGGGTCGTCAGCAACTTCATCTGGTTGA